In the genome of Drosophila subpulchrella strain 33 F10 #4 breed RU33 chromosome 2L, RU_Dsub_v1.1 Primary Assembly, whole genome shotgun sequence, one region contains:
- the LOC119547194 gene encoding GTP-binding protein 10 homolog, translating to MVQLFKFLLKSAKTPGRAHFRPSFLDTLRLAVRGGHGGNGLPKYGGVGGQGGCVYLVAKEGLTLRKVVQGLKDKRVAASSGEDSSKASIFGRRGVDQKIEVPVGVQVYDDQQKLIADLDENEATCIVAGGGTGGCTATNFLGRPGENRTVNLDLKLIADVGLVGFPNAGKSTLLKAVSNAKPKIAAYPFTTIRPQIGTIEYRDLRSITVADLPGLIEGAHANFGMGHKFLKHIERTRLLVFMVDIFGFQLSPRHPHRDCVANIFALNKELELYDPSLLEKPSVLLLNKMDKDGAHEILTKVKPVINDLGSGLAQCPEELRPKQVLKFESIVPISAMNSTKVTQVKSQLRRTLVRLAEKQFLADEDQIKKQLKQRVSLVGPKIS from the exons ATGGTTCAGCTGTTTAAATTCTTGTTAAAATCCGCCAAAACT CCCGGCCGTGCCCACTTCCGGCCCAGTTTCCTGGACACCCTGCGCCTGGCAGTTCGCGGAGGACATGGTGGCAACGGGCTGCCCAAGTACGGAGGAGTCGGTGGCCAAGGCGGCTGCGTCTACTTGGTTGCCAAGGAGGGGCTGACCCTCCGCAAGGTCGTCCAGGGATTGAAGGACAAGCGGGTGGCCGCCTCCAGCGGCGAGGATAGCAGCAAGGCAAGCATTTTCGGACGTCGTGGAGTCGATCAGAAGATTGAGGTGCCGGTGGGCGTCCAGGTGTACGACGACCAGCAAAAACTTATAGCGGATCTCGACGAGAACGAGGCCACCTGCATTGTGGCGGGCGGAGGAACCGGAGGATGCACGGCCACTAACTTCCTGGGACGTCCCGGCGAGAATCGCACAGTGAATCTGGACCTTAAGCTTATAGCGGACGTGGGACTGGTGGGATTCCCCAATGCTGGCAAGAGCACCCTGCTCAAGGCCGTCTCCAATGCGAAACCAAAGATTGCGGCTTACCCCT TTACCACCATTCGTCCCCAGATTGGAACCATCGAGTACCGTGACCTACGCTCCATAACTGTGGCCGATCTTCCCGGCCTCATCGAGGGAGCCCATGCGAATTTCGGCATGGGCCACAAGTTCCTCAAGCACATTGAACGCACCCGCCTGCTGGTCTTTATGGTGGATATATTTGGCTTCCAACTTAGTCCTCGGCATCCTCATCGCGATTGTGTGGCCAATATATTTGCCCTGAACAAAGAGTTAGAGCTCTACGATCCATCGCTCTTGGAGAAGCCCAGTGTCCTGCTGCTGAACAAAATGGACAAAGACGGTGCCCACGAGATCCTCACCAAAGTTAAACCAGTCATCAATGACCTGGGCAGCGGGCTGGCACAGTGTCCCGAGGAACTGCGTCCCAAACAGGTGCTGAAATTCGAGAGCATTGTGCCCATATCGGCCATGAACTCCACAAAGGTCACACAAGTGAAATCCCAGCTGAGGAGGACCCTGGTGCGCCTGGCTGAGAAACAGTTCCTGGCGGATGAGGATCAGATCAAGAAGCAGCTGAAGCAGCGCGTGAGCCTTGTGGGTCCCAAAATTTCTTAG